tgaatggcTGAGAGGAATTAAGAAAATTGAGATGTTGTAACCTTACGGACCCAACTTGTTATTCAAACCCGgataagcatgcctactttgccAGCGGCGCTCCGGTGGATGTCTGgtccgaactgacacgaagggACTCCAGGCCGTCGTTCGTTGCTCTGGTCTGCGCTGTGGTCCAACGGACAAACCAAGCAAACCGTGGTTGAGAGCCaatgttggacagggatgtttCAGGAGCTGGAAGGCCTCTGGTGTCAGTTACAGatgaggaacggcttctgatggttatttaactcAGACAAGTGGGTCGAGGCTGGCTACAGGTCTTTGGTGCAGAGAGTTGGCGACCGTATGGCAAAACTtcagattaataataaaattgagagtctctttgatggccggtcgaaaatgtctccaaaattattattacgtgactagaatTTAACTTTGGAAAAGTTATGCGGCTTaacgtggcgagcaaaaatcaaagtttcacaaatatattaaaaaaaaaactcggAAAAGAActtttttctgaataaagaaatCAAACTACTCTGTGCAACTATGagcagtaacaacaacaaaaaaaagactgagaggACAACGAAACGAGACGAATAACTGAAGACTAAGAGAAGACTCAGAGAAGACGAAAGACAAAACTTAAGACTGAGCGTCCGCTGCACGCTGCAGCCAGTATActtgctccagggcgtgtcaATAGACTGTagcgcatgtgggatggttcgcaggtGAGCGATGTGATTTTACCTTATAGAGTGAGAATTTACGAATGATTCGTTCGAGGGACTTATCTgtttctcactatggtcaatcacatgtattttaaatgatcaattttcaacaTCGTTCAcaacatgcgttagacaattcttatgaataatgacaacattcaacaataatcatgataacattCTCGAATATTCTTCCTAATatacatgatgactaagggtataactaacttcatatgacaaagacaaataacTGTCTCATATCAAGCATATGCAACCTAACCACTACGAaactctagatggcagtatggatccatggtagaaactcagaccAACTTTTTAGGAGAGTTAAAATCACAGATTCATCAttttataagctagaaacacCGAAGAGCATTGATATCATACAGATTATGAGTTTTGTGTATATTGTAAGAACATccaaaattaaatcaaacatagagatgtCGTTATCCTGGTGTGATaaaaaaagaggcacacagacatacccGCATCCCTGAAAGAATGAGGAAGAGGTGTTTCTAAGCCAGAcgtcctgtctctctctgaaatcACACCTCCCTTTGAACAGTCCAAATgatcaataactcttaaaagttgggatgttttatGACTCCATGTCTCCTGAAGAAACAGGGGAAAAAGGGGTCAGTTATATGTCAGTTCTGctacagcaacaataaagacaacatTGAAGTactcattgacaactgcaaagtaaaatcaatcaaaacagaggaatcccttctgaacccactgaaaattgttataaaccagcaaaaactgctgcaggctgactgctggtcaacctgtgaaaaactctgatccacctgtcgACCCCAAACAGTGAaacacgtaatgaccactaaatcatacaagatcactaaaacttactgtcagcctagtatgaaactgggacataaacatgagaggaccatgtccatcatccacattacatgcacagccatgatccacgggaacctatgagagaagaaagcacaacaacaccaggaaagatgctgaggtaccaacacgcattgataggaaatgagtgtgtacagatggagaggcaggtgttaCCACTGTTGCTATGTCTCCTGAATTTTCCCCTAGGGATCGATGAATATTATTTATCTTATGTGTTGTAGGCCTTCGTATTTTGCCTCCACAGATTCAAACACTCTTTGTCTTTCTATACAGATTTTCCATCTGGAACCAGCAACAAACCACCGCTCAGACgctgctcattcatttttcctGAAGGCAGTGGAAAACTATGGCTGGCCTTCAGGTACACAGTGATATAAACATGGGCTATTGTTTCCATGCCCTAATTACTCATTTCAGTAATGTTAGATTTTGTTGTGATGGACATGACTGAACATTTCCCCCATGTATTTTCAAGGGTCAGGGGCGATGAAGGCGTTGAAAATGTCGCCATTGCTGAGACCATGTTCGCTGTTAAAGGCACTGGAAGAGGGAGCTTCATATTTGGGCGGAGTGTACATAATCAGAGGGTACAATAAGAATTGAcctcatttactgtatataaatagTAAGAACATGGGAAATTATTGTTGGAAAGTAATTTCAGTCAGACAGTTTAAGTTATTACGTTTCAATTGAATAAGTGCTGTTTCTGATCTAGAACAAAGCGCCTGTGGCGAGACGTCTGGACCAGCGTGACACATCTATACTATGAAGTTCTTCACAGTCTCGAGGAAGATGGCCTGCTGGATTCGGCAGATGTGgttcatctgttttgtgtccACTATGTTTTCCTTCCACGCCTGGCAGAGGCCCTTCACACCTTCACAGAGGGCTGGGACAACCATCCTTCACGGTCTGAAGGTGGACTCTCCCCGAACCAGCTCTGGGTTTTGGCTCACATGAAGAACCCTTGTGACGTGAAGGAAGATTTGCAGGTTTGTTGATGCTCAGACTCGAAGCGCTGTGTCCAAAGGCAAAGTCCAGTTGACAAGTTTTAGACCTGAATATGTGGAGGCTAAAGtttatataaaaacaacaacaagaaaattgTTGAATTATGAtatttgcgtgtgtgttacTTTATTGATGTGATCACACAATTAGAGCAAGTCAACGAAGCAAAATTTACGATTGATGTTTTGATTGCTTAAACATTATACATATTTGACTCTCTGGTTCAATATTTTCTATCGTCACTGCAGTATACCTGTGTAGGtcagtgaaatatttctaaatcaTTAGCCTCATAGCTTAGAGAAGCTTcagtgattcatgtctcaataggtaggaggagaagattggcccatctctccagaaacatcacaggCAAATCataatcaatgactttatcatcaagcacaggcttgattttatgtttttaactgaaacttggttaggacaagataacagcgcagcagttctcaatgagtcagcccctccgaatTTCAGgttcataagtgaagtaagaatgcataagagaggaggtggagtcgccattttgtttaatgatagcattcaattcagcagagtctcttattgtcagtttgaatctttttaatatgttgccattcaatctaagtctccctgtcaatcagtcttcgtaaccatctacaagcctccaaaatacaatgcaaagttttccaatgagtttgccaatctactgtctgttgtttgtattgattttgactgtgttgtgttagtgggtgacttcaacattcatgttgataatctcaaagatggatgtgctaaagaacttctaaacatcctggatcattttggcctatctcagcacataacacattcaacacataacaaagggcatatattagatttggttatttccaaagggctcaatatctctgaggttgtggtgatggatgttgctctttctgatcattactgtgtgtcatttaaaatggccatacctgctactcttaacaaaagtggaacagaggtaatcaaaaagcgttatattaatgataacacctgtgcagtcttcactcagtgttttacaccatcaccaacactgccctcagcttcaactgatgaccttgtaaatagtttcagttccaaagttatggctattattgactccatcaccccagttaagacaaaagttttatcaggaaggaaaaagacaccttggagaaacaccacactggtcaaagtccagaaaagagtctgcagacaggcagagcgcaggtggcgaaaaactaaactccaggttcattatgagatttacaaaaacagtctccacacctataaccaagaactaaagaaggcaaggcaagcattcttctcagagattatcaacagaaattgtaataatgcccgcactttgttttctgttgtggatagactgacaaaccccacagcatcagtccctcctgagctgctatccaacaagtcatgcaaggaatttgcagccttttttacagataaaatttcaaggataagacaaacagtgtgcagctccagctcaggcaaaatgataagtccatctgtgccttcttgttctccagttaatgtagcacattttaaccttctagaccatacaaggctgacagaaactgtatcacagttaaaatccacaacatgctgccttgatactctgccaacaaacttttttaaaaatgtctttaattgcatggctccagatgtgttgcagataataaataattctcttcagtctggtcactttccccaggccctgaaaactgcagtaataaaacctctcctaaaaaagactaatctggacgcttcagcgataagtaactacaggccaatatcaaatcttccctttctaggaaaaattattgaaagggttgtttttcaacaaatgcatgctttcatgatgcagaacaatctttttaatgcatttcagtctggatttcgtccacaccacagcactgagactgtacttgtcaaagttttaaatgacatacatctgaataacgatgcttccaaaacctcagtcttagtattattagatctcagtgctgcctttgatacagttgatcatgacatacttcttgacagactggaaaagtgggtgggacttactggcactgtgctacactggttcaaatcttacttacaagatagagactactttgtgtcaattggtgagtatgtgtctgaacgacaaaagatgatgtgtggggtgccacaagggtccattctcggaccacttcttttcaatatctacatgttgcccctggctcagattatggagcaacataatatttcttatcatacttacgcagatgatacacaactttatatttctgtgtcatcacatgactacagtcccttactttcactgagtgagtgtattcatcaaatcaatgagtggatgtgccagaattttcttcagcttaatgcagataagacagaagtgattgtatttggccccaaaaatgaaaggtcaaagatcagtgctcaccttaattccatgtcactgacaacaacagataaagccagaaatcttggtgtaattattgattctgacctgaattttaacagccagttaaagctcattaccaaatcagcctactaccacctgaaaaatataaccagaattaagggatgtctgtccaaagaagacatggaaaaactggttcatgcatttattttcagtaggttggactattgcaatggagtctttactggcctaaacaaaaaatcaattaggcaactacagctgattcaaaatgctgctgcacgagtccttacaaacaccagaaaaatggaccatatcacaccagtccttAGATCAttacattggcttcctgtgagtcaaagaatagactttaaaatcttactgttggtctacaaagcattaaatggtctaggaccgaaataaattttagatttattaactccatatgaagtatccagacctctcaggtcttcagggacaggtctattgtgtgttcccagaatgagaaccaaacaaagtgaagcagctttcagttattatgctcctcacctgtggaacactctccctgcacacctgaggtctgcaccaactgtcagctcatttaaatcagggttgaaaacattattatttgctacagcttttacttaaagtaaatatatttgctcaatgactttaatcattctaaatgctaaattattgtcttttactggcttctgtttttaattttcctttaattgtattttatttttatttttattttctcttctaatctctttctttctttctttctttgaaatgtatgattttaatgtatttttatgtttctgtaaagcactttgaattgcctggtgtatgaattgtgctatacaaataaatttgcctttgcctttgcctttgccttAAAAATCCGACGTCTCTGAACAGGAGCGCTAGATTTACCCTCAGCACAGGAGAAAGCAACTTCAAATAAAGCAGGCATATGATCAGAAATCACATTGTCACAGATCTCCAAGTTAGACACAGATCATCCATGAGAGAGGACAAGGTCTAATATGTGTCCATGTTCATGTGTGggaccagacacacactgcaccaaatTAAAACAGTCAATAAGGCTTAAAACCTTCACAAGAGGCTTATCAGGacaacacacatgaatattaaaatccCCGAGAAGGAGAACACGGTCATACTGAGGCATAATTTCGGCCAGAAGACCAAAGAAGTTATTCACAAAGTCCCTATTATATTTGGGGGGTCGGTAAATGACAGCGCACAGCACCGGGTTGGAGTGACCCACCTCAAATAAAGTCACCTCAAAGTTTGAAAAAGAGGACGAGGCGGTGCGCTGCTTGcatttaaagttgtttttgtaAATCGTCGCCGTTCCTCCTCCACAACCCGACGTCCGCGGGGAGTTAAAGTAGGAACAGTCAGCAGGTAGAAGTTCCACCAGAGTGCTGCACTCACCGGCACTGATCCAAGTCTCTGTCATACAGAGGAAGTCCAGGCAACGGAAGTTGAAGAAATTCCTCACGATGAAGGTTTTGTTCGCGAGGGATCTAGCAGTCACCAAGCCAATCCTGGTGGGAGCTGGGGCCTGTGGTCCAGTGGATCGGGGAGCCCGGGGCAGCGTCCTGAGGAGCCGGTGGTTTACCCCGCgctgagagaggacagaggcgGCGGGGCCGGAGTCCCTCAGATGAGCCGGTAATAGGTACCAGACAGGCATCGATGGGATCCAGGAAACGCCAGGGCACAGCAAAAGGAGGGAATAATCCATGTCCCGCCTGGGAAATGGACGAAGGGCATGCCAGCCGGAGTTTCAGCCTCACCAACCAACTGCCGCATCTGCCGTGGCGCTGGGGACTCTTCCGCCGGGAACGTAGGGCCGAGGCCCAGTGCAGGTGACGCGGAATGGCTACAAGGAGCGGGGGCAAAGTATTCTGTCCACCGTGATTAAACGCACGTAGATCTCTGACATTCTGCCTGAGAAACAAAAGGGATTGCATACACCAACAGAGACTCGATCTGTTTAGGGCCGATggttaaaaacagtaaaaataccaaacattgcagcagcagcagacggccagctgcacacacaggcgccatctctctctcacgcCCTCGATGctcgatgttgttgagtaaaatgaaccatgaaaactcaacatgaagtgaaacaatcaaggtGATATCCGATATTTTAACGGTTATCGGTCTCCTTCatttctaataatctgtatcagccctgaaaaaaccatatcggtggacctctagtcctgatctgagagacacaacaaacactcacagcaacattcagctttgattggaacaagatccagaattgaaatcaacgcacagctgaaggttcaagtcaacagcgtttccacagtttaatgatcacagcttccatctttaaaggactggaagtggaagaagttcacaaagtaaatgaggaatcttttcaatcattttcaacaaagttcattgatcaatttattccaataacctgaaagactgatgtgactgagatcctgcacagactcaactgatctgttcagcagtgtttctctaacaggaggagactctccttcctacagaggacacagagacactgaggaaccagaccagGACCCAGaccagaacccaaagccaggataaagaggttcagtgaatgtggtgttgaaggtgtggaggtggatcagtgagtcagaggagactctgtagaatgacagagtgccagcaggacagtccacatacactcctactctgtgagagacagaggaggaggaggaggaggaggaggaggagatggatgttCTTCTTTTATTGTGACGGACAGAGTAATGAccatcagagcagaacagactccaggactgatcattccctCCAAACTCACACTCTCTCCAGTCTCCTTTCATTCCaattcttctgtaactcactgatacagaaactcctcctgtccactcaacctcccagtaacagcgaccagtcagaccagttccacacagcagctgaggccagcagtcaaacctgtctggatgatcaggatatgactgatcctcctcttcatacgtcatcgtcctgttgttgtcagacagtttgatgtttctgttcactgtgtttgtgtccagtttgagttcacaggaatctgatggagagaagaagaagaaaacagctgcagttattgatccatcatctgttgattgatggacagtttgatgatgacatcagagatgtgaatgagtgatgtcacagtttgaagatggctgaatgtgctctgctttgttttcatcagtcaaattaaagacacacttacacttcctcagacctggtctcaaccatcggactccagcaggctccaccctgaaaggaggaggggggtcagagcagcacctcctctttcagcatgcaaacatggacgttacatcattctcatacacacaaacacaacatgttgatccggcctgcttctccctgctgcccctaaacctcttcagctctgctcagacactgacagcaacactgattctctctcatcattaaatctgccttcatcagctcatttcctcatttcaatctgttgctgacttctattctaagctgcttcactcattgatcgctctctcgctctcccacatgtgatgatcaataatcattctgactttgtcttcactgaacaaaccaatagagctttaatcattgattattggacactgttcattagaagtgtgaatactATCAATCAGGGGTGGACTGGCCATCGGGCATACCAGGCATTTGCCCGATGGGCCGACGGGCCAACATCCCGACATAGGCCGTCGCTTTGTGGTAAACAAAACTGGTAATGGGTCCACAGTCATGATTGATTCTTGGCTGGACCAATTAGCCTACAGCCTAGGGTTGATGCCTGCCCCGCCTCTCATGCCGCAGCTGTCAATCCATGATCATACAGTGAGAAAGAGCGAGGCGAATGAACatggagagcaaaagaaagcGGAAAGGAGGCGCGGAGAAATTacgtgataaaaaaaaaggcaagccCTATGTTAAATTAACACAGATGTTTGCTggacctggaggagctgaagcaggAGCTTCTACTTCGGCCCCAGCAGGTGATGACGGCGGACGTGGCCGTCAGCTGGatgagaagagagggaggcaggaggaggagagacccGTGGCTACCGCCAAATTTGAACTGAAGGATGCTGCCACTCATTTTTTGAAGACTGTTGAGgattgtgttttgctgttgccATGTTTGAGGAAATACTCTGATCTGTTCTCTgagtgttgttgctgctgaggtcTTGGGTAATTTTTATTGATATGGATTTCATCATGCATTGTTCATAGTTCTACATAGCAGCCTTTTGTGTTCCTTTAAGtaagtactgtatatatacagtaatatACGACAACTATTTTTACCACTTTGTTTAGAGTAAAGATGCTAGTTAAGAAAGTTGGCTGAATTTTTTTCCCATCAATACCTGGTGGGCCGGTCCAGACTCGAAATGCCCGGGCCGATTTTTTGTCCCATTCCAGCCCtgctgtcaataaattcaatatctgagacaagtcatcatgactctgttgtgtggaaatcttttcttgtcaaacttcctgaagttcaccagaacaagaagagccacttgatgtctgtacatggaaatatttacaagccatgtttgctgtgaagaccatgttcagtccaattgttctccactgatgaaggaacagtccagcattttgagaaaaacacttgatgaaacatctcaaaagtcctgctctgtcctgtggttgtcaggttccagcagtttgaactaaatagaactgctttggacttattggaagcttgtttttatgtcttttgaggacaaaaaggacatttgtcaaactgacagacagttctttttccatgcagatatctgtccaaactgcatcaattatgaccaacaggtcattatcatgtttgttcctggagatgttctccttgagacctccaacacaaatatgtccttttcatgttcaaccagtgtttatgttctgatcaaaggacaaaggtttcctacatgtgtgatttttcatgtctcactcacatccaccatcaaccaaaaagacagacaacatgttttcagctcttcctcctctttcacactgactgactgtggctgcagcagcctcttcatacctgagagtgtccagtctgcagtgaggatcctccagtccagcagacagcagcttcactcctgagtctcctggatgattgtagctcaggtccagctctctcagatgggaggggttggatctcagagctgaggcgagagaagcacagccttcctctgtgatcagacagcctgacagcctgcaaacacacagaacaacacacatggaagatcatctgagggtcctgctgtgtctgtcaaatcattgctctcaaaacgcagagatctgataggctgagcagcatcacgtgggaggatttacaacacataataattctcaacagtttctgtgtttgaggtcaacaacttcacactcgacacttcacttcctgaggtcctcagcaacacctttgtggtaattaatcatgactgaatcaggaataaagcgATGTCCACTAATCAAAATCACATagcaacaacacagaaatgaggatttccatctcagccagacttcattaatgaaaggaacattgagagaaaaaaacgtGTCAAACAtgtggacttctgaggttaaagaaagacgTCAACGTTTTCACAACAagcagtaacttgatctgacctgagattttccagtgcacagtgtggactctccagtccagcagacagcagcttcactcctgaatcctgcaggttattgtcactcaggtccagctctctcagactgcaggactgggatctgaggactgaggacagaacttcacagcttctctctgagaggttacagccactcagcctgaagaacaagaggaaaaagaacatttattttaaaatgttgagtctcttctcagcgtgtcttcaaatctttgctgttccatcataaacatgttgtagatgttcattcattgtcttcacgtctgtaagaacacagtcatgtgtccttcatgaggggacagtgtcagacctgaatccagttcatGAGTCTCATgcttaaacctgctggatgaagtttaaagtttcagactctcgaatgtgcagttagaaataaacaggaagctctgagagtgactgagtactgaaacaaatatatgaagtgaaccatttaaaggatcagcaaTTTTCTGCgagcattcctctctcgtcttatgtgcagcaacagtcttgattttcctcttttattttttacattctccaaagctctccattataacaacctgttcctctggactgaaggaggggggacatgattggtcctttttgtggtggcaaagagtcaaatgatgaagcaaacatctctttttatgggaacgtgcacagagcctgatgaaggaaacctgagttaacaaaggaagctgataaccaccgtcgtgatgccgttatctctgcgtggagttcatgtttagttgaggcagctcacacaaaggaagcctggcttggtccaatttgttttgtccttcatcccactgagcttcacatgagacagcctctgtgctggacttcaactgctgactcatagtctttcagaattcatgtttcccatgactcagcactctgatcaatagtcaattcatcagatttaatgacccatgctgcactttgtgaaacctcactgtggaaaatattcctgcacacattttaattacagatacacaaaatatttcaaacttgaatttgagggatttttgtttttagttcacacattcagacaagtgcacacatttttctgacatgcacagaaaagatgatctacaactgcagactgggaaattatttctgatcatcatttgacaaactcaaaatcatcaatctgtcagagatctgaaaataaacaaagtagactaaaagattcaaatcctgacacgagagagactgtttaaactaaatgaatctctaaatgtacagaactaacttaaatctgtcaaca
The sequence above is a segment of the Chaetodon auriga isolate fChaAug3 chromosome 23, fChaAug3.hap1, whole genome shotgun sequence genome. Coding sequences within it:
- the LOC143316280 gene encoding neoverrucotoxin subunit alpha-like, giving the protein MFDTLSGCLITEEGCASLASALRSNPSHLRELDLSYNHPGDSGVKLLSAGLEDPHCRLDTLRVEPAGVRWLRPGLRKYSCELKLDTNTVNRNIKLSDNNRTMTYEEEDQSYPDHPDRFDCWPQLLCGTGLTGRCYWEVEWTGGVSVSVSYRRIGMKGDWRECEFGGNDQSWSLFCSDGHYSVRHNKRRTSISSSSSSSSSSVSHRVGVYVDCPAGTLSFYRVSSDSLIHLHTFNTTFTEPLYPGFGFWSGSWSGSSVSLCPL